The following are from one region of the Actinomycetes bacterium genome:
- a CDS encoding DUF2200 domain-containing protein, with translation MSRIFATSVSSVYPHYLTKVEKRGRTKDELDSVIEWLTGFDEPALDRYLSAGTTFGDFFAEAALNPRASLITGSVCGVRVEAVDDPLMQKIRYLDKLVDELAKGRPMEKILR, from the coding sequence GTGAGCCGGATCTTTGCGACGAGCGTCTCGTCGGTCTATCCCCACTACCTGACCAAGGTGGAGAAGAGGGGGCGTACCAAGGACGAGCTGGACTCCGTGATCGAGTGGCTGACCGGCTTCGACGAGCCGGCCCTGGACCGCTATCTGAGCGCGGGCACCACGTTCGGGGACTTCTTCGCCGAGGCAGCCCTCAACCCCCGTGCGTCGTTGATCACCGGATCGGTGTGCGGCGTGCGCGTCGAGGCCGTCGACGACCCGCTGATGCAGAAGATCCGCTACCTCGACAAGCTCGTCGACGAGCTCGCCAAGGGCAGGCCGATGGAGAAGATCCTCAGGTAG